The following proteins are encoded in a genomic region of Spirosoma sp. SC4-14:
- a CDS encoding GNAT family N-acetyltransferase, with protein MTVQTKDHKSVSISLLAIDKLPALVNYLDKLSQATRRRFEPHSFDSQSVTNFYQDANHRAYIAESVDEPEIVAYFIIKRGFLPKEAERLESYGLQLSAETDCTFAPSVADAWQSSGVGNLLFRMVLNELQTEPFERMILWGGVQSSNERAIRFYEKYGFRELGYFEHNGIGNYDMIKELKAFA; from the coding sequence ATGACCGTTCAGACAAAAGACCATAAATCCGTTTCGATTAGCCTGTTGGCCATTGACAAATTACCGGCGCTGGTCAATTATCTGGACAAACTTAGTCAGGCAACCCGCCGTCGATTTGAGCCGCACTCGTTCGATAGCCAGTCGGTCACGAACTTTTATCAGGATGCGAACCACCGGGCCTACATAGCCGAATCGGTTGACGAGCCTGAAATTGTGGCTTATTTCATCATTAAACGCGGTTTTCTACCAAAAGAAGCAGAACGGTTAGAAAGCTACGGATTGCAGTTAAGCGCTGAAACTGATTGTACGTTTGCGCCATCGGTGGCCGATGCCTGGCAGAGTTCGGGCGTAGGTAATCTGTTGTTTCGAATGGTACTCAACGAGTTGCAAACGGAGCCATTCGAGCGCATGATTTTGTGGGGAGGAGTACAAAGCAGCAACGAGCGCGCTATTCGCTTTTATGAAAAATATGGATTTCGCGAACTCGGTTATTTCGAGCATAACGGAATCGGAAATTACGACATGATCAAAGAACTTAAGGCTTTCGCTTAG
- the ureC gene encoding urease subunit alpha: MKINRIKYANMYGPTVGDKVRLGDTDLIIEIEKDFTVYGDESKFGGGKTIRDGMAQSATATRSEGVLDMVITSVMIIDHWGIVKADVGLKDGKIVGIGKAGNPDTMDGVDPNMIIGASTEVHGGAGLIATAGGIDSHIHFICPQQIDHALFSGITTMMGGGTGPADGTSATTVTPGAWNIQKMLESADAFPMNLGFMGKGNCASLAPLEEQIEAGALGLKIHEDWGSTPAVIDASLQVADKYDVQVAIHTDTLNEGGFLEDTINAINGRVIHTFHTEGAGGGHAPDIIKAAMYPYVLPSSTNPTRPYTANTIDEHLDMLMVCHHLSRSVPEDVAFADSRIRPETIAAEDILHDMGVFSMMSSDSQAMGRVAEVITRTWQTADKMKKQRGFLPEDVAHQNDNFRVKRYVAKYTINPAISHGISDYVGSLEAGKLADLVLWKPAMFGAKPEMIIKGGMIIASRMGDPNASIPTPQPVIYRHMFGAYGKALHKTCATFVSQVSLNKGIVQQYDLQKLVLPVKNCRAISKKDLIHNDATPQIDVNPETYEVKVDGHPITCEPVTVVPLAQRYFLF; the protein is encoded by the coding sequence GTGAAAATCAACCGCATCAAATACGCCAATATGTATGGCCCAACCGTCGGTGACAAAGTGCGCCTGGGCGATACGGATCTGATCATCGAAATTGAAAAAGACTTTACTGTCTACGGCGACGAGTCGAAATTTGGGGGCGGCAAAACCATCCGCGACGGTATGGCCCAGTCGGCTACGGCAACCCGCAGCGAAGGCGTTCTGGACATGGTCATTACCAGCGTCATGATCATCGACCACTGGGGAATCGTGAAAGCCGATGTTGGTCTGAAAGATGGTAAAATTGTTGGCATTGGCAAAGCCGGAAACCCCGATACCATGGACGGCGTCGACCCGAACATGATCATTGGCGCATCGACCGAAGTACACGGTGGTGCAGGGCTGATTGCCACAGCGGGCGGTATTGATTCGCACATCCACTTCATCTGTCCACAGCAGATCGACCATGCCCTGTTCAGTGGCATCACAACCATGATGGGTGGCGGAACCGGACCCGCCGATGGCACCAGCGCCACGACCGTAACGCCCGGAGCCTGGAATATTCAAAAAATGCTGGAGTCGGCCGATGCGTTTCCGATGAATCTGGGCTTTATGGGCAAAGGCAATTGTGCTTCCCTGGCTCCGCTCGAAGAACAGATCGAAGCCGGGGCGCTGGGACTAAAAATTCACGAAGACTGGGGTTCGACACCGGCCGTTATCGACGCATCGCTGCAAGTGGCCGATAAATACGACGTGCAGGTAGCGATCCATACCGATACGCTGAACGAAGGCGGTTTTCTGGAAGATACCATCAACGCTATCAACGGACGGGTTATTCATACGTTTCATACGGAAGGCGCTGGTGGCGGCCATGCCCCCGACATCATCAAAGCGGCCATGTACCCCTACGTGCTCCCCTCCTCAACCAACCCAACGCGACCATACACAGCCAACACCATCGACGAACACCTCGATATGCTAATGGTTTGTCATCACCTGTCGCGGTCGGTTCCCGAAGATGTGGCCTTTGCCGACTCCCGCATTCGTCCCGAAACCATTGCCGCCGAAGATATTCTGCACGACATGGGTGTGTTCAGTATGATGAGTTCCGACTCGCAGGCAATGGGTCGCGTGGCCGAAGTAATTACGCGCACCTGGCAAACCGCCGATAAGATGAAGAAACAACGCGGGTTTTTGCCCGAAGATGTAGCCCATCAAAACGATAATTTCCGGGTGAAACGATACGTAGCCAAATACACCATCAATCCCGCAATCTCGCACGGAATTTCAGACTATGTAGGTTCGCTGGAAGCGGGTAAACTGGCCGATCTGGTGCTATGGAAACCGGCTATGTTCGGTGCCAAACCCGAAATGATTATAAAAGGCGGTATGATTATCGCCAGCCGGATGGGCGACCCCAACGCATCGATTCCAACACCTCAGCCAGTCATCTATAGGCATATGTTTGGGGCATACGGGAAAGCGTTGCATAAAACCTGCGCCACGTTTGTATCGCAGGTATCGCTCAACAAAGGGATTGTGCAGCAATATGACTTGCAGAAACTGGTGTTGCCCGTCAAAAACTGCCGGGCAATCTCCAAGAAAGACCTTATTCATAACGACGCAACGCCCCAAATCGACGTAAATCCCGAAACCTACGAAGTGAAAGTCGATGGCCATCCCATCACCTGTGAACCCGTTACGGTGGTCCCACTCGCCCAGCGGTATTTTTTGTTTTAG
- the ureE gene encoding urease accessory protein UreE — MLIQQKIASLDAIVLNNRTIDYLPLEWYETSKRIMRKRTRNGQDVALKFLSENPRLTQGDVLYEDSQTVIVVEVLPCDALVICPASMHEMASVCYEIGNKHLPLFYENDSLLAPYDAPLFRLLTASGYAVERQQRQLLNPLNTSVSPHAHADSSSSLFSKILKLTASPE, encoded by the coding sequence ATGCTGATTCAGCAAAAAATAGCCTCTCTTGATGCCATCGTTCTCAATAACCGAACGATCGACTACCTCCCGCTGGAATGGTATGAAACCAGCAAACGCATCATGCGAAAACGGACACGAAATGGGCAGGATGTTGCGTTGAAATTTCTGTCCGAAAACCCACGTCTGACGCAGGGCGATGTACTCTACGAAGACAGCCAGACGGTTATTGTCGTTGAGGTTCTTCCCTGCGATGCGCTCGTGATTTGTCCGGCATCCATGCATGAAATGGCTTCTGTCTGTTACGAAATTGGCAACAAGCATCTGCCTTTGTTTTACGAAAACGATAGCTTGCTGGCTCCCTACGACGCACCGCTGTTTCGCTTACTGACCGCATCGGGCTATGCCGTAGAACGTCAGCAGCGACAATTACTAAATCCGCTCAACACCTCGGTTTCACCCCATGCACACGCCGACAGCAGCAGTAGCCTATTTTCGAAAATCCTGAAACTTACAGCCTCTCCCGAATGA
- a CDS encoding urease accessory protein UreF — MNTALLRLLQLSDPTLPIGGYAHSAGLETYVQAGVVHDAATARAFITEMLSRNLFYTDAALVSLAFDAATHNDLNELLQLDDECTAVKLPREMRQASQKLGMRLLKIFQPLCSSLLADQYRNAIRAQQATGHYCLLFGIYASVLQIPKTDALTGFYYNAAVGMVTNSVKLIPLGQQDGQEILFSFQQLIQELTEQTLNPNRSCIGLCCPGFDIRSMQHERLYSRLYMS, encoded by the coding sequence ATGAATACCGCCCTGTTACGTTTGTTACAACTGAGCGACCCAACCTTACCCATTGGCGGTTACGCCCATTCGGCGGGACTGGAAACTTACGTGCAGGCCGGAGTGGTGCATGATGCGGCAACGGCGCGGGCGTTCATCACCGAAATGCTGTCCAGAAATCTGTTCTACACAGATGCTGCTCTGGTTTCGCTGGCTTTCGATGCCGCTACCCATAACGATCTGAACGAACTTCTGCAACTCGACGACGAATGCACAGCCGTGAAGTTGCCGCGAGAAATGCGGCAGGCCAGTCAGAAACTTGGCATGCGGTTGTTAAAAATATTTCAACCTCTTTGTTCCAGTCTACTGGCTGATCAGTACCGCAATGCCATTCGGGCCCAACAGGCTACTGGTCATTACTGCCTGCTTTTCGGTATATATGCATCAGTCCTGCAAATTCCCAAAACCGATGCGTTAACCGGTTTTTATTACAATGCTGCCGTTGGTATGGTTACCAATAGTGTCAAACTGATTCCGTTGGGCCAGCAGGATGGGCAGGAAATCCTGTTTTCGTTTCAGCAACTTATCCAGGAGCTAACCGAACAAACGCTCAACCCCAACCGAAGTTGCATTGGGCTATGCTGCCCCGGTTTCGACATTCGAAGTATGCAGCACGAACGGTTGTATTCGCGGCTGTATATGTCGTGA
- the ribA gene encoding GTP cyclohydrolase II RibA, giving the protein MIVKLAEGNLKTKFGEYHEVLFYNGQKESIALIMGDVNEAENVLCRVHSSCLFGHAFNSIECDCREQMEISQRLIQQAGQGVIIWLDQEGKGNGHFALLKSVEHKRLGLAQADAYEAVGFKRDARDYAQAAEILRVLGVKSIRMLTNNPKKVETLTQHGITVAGTQATRL; this is encoded by the coding sequence ATGATCGTTAAATTAGCTGAAGGCAATCTTAAAACTAAGTTTGGCGAGTATCACGAAGTGCTGTTCTACAACGGACAAAAAGAATCGATAGCGCTTATTATGGGCGATGTAAACGAAGCTGAAAACGTCCTGTGCCGGGTTCATTCGTCGTGTTTGTTTGGCCATGCGTTCAACAGCATCGAATGTGATTGTCGGGAACAGATGGAAATCTCGCAGCGACTTATTCAGCAGGCAGGGCAGGGCGTAATTATCTGGCTCGATCAGGAGGGTAAAGGCAACGGGCATTTTGCTTTGCTGAAAAGCGTCGAACATAAACGGCTGGGGCTGGCACAGGCCGATGCCTACGAAGCAGTTGGGTTCAAACGCGATGCACGGGATTATGCTCAAGCCGCCGAAATCCTGCGGGTGCTGGGCGTGAAATCCATTCGAATGTTAACCAACAATCCGAAAAAAGTAGAAACGCTTACTCAACACGGCATTACGGTTGCTGGCACACAGGCCACCAGGCTATAA
- a CDS encoding acyl-CoA synthetase has protein sequence MLQLINSALRHPENTAILSDNQSYSYQQLLDASAAFAALLLAENTDLNEKRIAFMVTPGFDYVRVQWGVWRAGGIAVPLALSYPLPSLQYVIDDTEAEIIVVSSAYATMLAPLIAQKGLRLIVLGEEPTVPPVQLPTIEPERRAMILYTSGTTSLPKGVVTTHRNLEAQISTLVAAWHWSPTDHILCVLPLHHVHGIVNVISCALWSGATVEFLPTFTAESVFAAFQKGAINVFMAVPTIYFKLIAYWESLPVDQQQQLSAILKPFRLMVSGSAALPVSVMEKWKTISGHTLLERYGMTEIGMGISNPYEGERRAGHIGQPLPGVQVRLVDEANNEVPTDQPGEIQIQGDTVFLEYWHRPEATQKAFTDDGWFRTGDIAVVEEGYYRILGRDSIDIIKSGGYKISALEIEEVLRTHPAISDCSVVGIPNEEWGELVGAALLVNDDSVDITEINNWLRQQMPAYKVPRHYRVVAELPRNAMGKVTKNDLKPLFLTT, from the coding sequence ATGCTTCAACTCATCAATAGTGCCCTCCGCCATCCCGAAAACACGGCAATTTTATCCGACAACCAATCTTATTCCTATCAACAGCTTCTCGATGCTTCTGCTGCCTTTGCTGCCCTGCTTCTTGCCGAAAATACTGATCTGAACGAAAAACGGATAGCCTTTATGGTTACGCCGGGGTTCGATTATGTACGGGTGCAGTGGGGAGTATGGCGGGCTGGCGGCATTGCCGTACCACTGGCACTTTCCTATCCCTTGCCGTCGCTGCAATATGTTATCGACGATACGGAAGCGGAAATAATCGTTGTCAGTAGTGCGTATGCAACCATGCTGGCCCCGCTGATTGCCCAAAAAGGGTTGCGATTGATTGTTTTGGGAGAAGAACCAACGGTGCCGCCGGTTCAGTTACCGACTATTGAGCCAGAACGTCGGGCCATGATTTTGTATACCAGTGGCACCACCAGCCTGCCCAAAGGCGTTGTGACAACACACCGGAATCTGGAAGCGCAGATTTCGACGCTGGTTGCTGCCTGGCACTGGTCGCCAACAGATCATATTCTGTGCGTGCTGCCGTTGCATCATGTTCATGGTATTGTCAACGTCATTAGCTGTGCGCTCTGGTCGGGTGCTACGGTGGAGTTTTTGCCGACATTTACTGCCGAGTCGGTTTTTGCTGCCTTTCAGAAAGGGGCTATCAATGTGTTCATGGCCGTACCAACCATTTATTTCAAGCTGATTGCCTATTGGGAAAGCCTTCCGGTCGATCAGCAACAACAACTATCGGCAATCCTGAAGCCCTTCCGGCTGATGGTTTCTGGATCGGCCGCGTTGCCCGTTTCGGTAATGGAAAAATGGAAAACCATTAGCGGCCATACGCTGCTCGAACGCTACGGTATGACCGAAATTGGTATGGGCATCAGTAATCCCTACGAAGGCGAACGCCGGGCGGGCCACATTGGTCAACCGTTGCCGGGCGTGCAGGTTCGACTGGTCGATGAAGCCAACAACGAGGTACCGACCGACCAACCCGGCGAAATTCAGATACAGGGCGATACCGTTTTTCTGGAATACTGGCACCGGCCAGAAGCTACCCAAAAAGCATTTACTGACGACGGCTGGTTCCGAACGGGCGATATTGCCGTTGTTGAAGAGGGCTACTATCGTATTCTGGGTCGCGACTCGATCGACATCATCAAATCGGGGGGCTACAAGATTTCGGCGCTCGAAATTGAAGAGGTACTCCGCACCCACCCCGCCATTAGCGATTGCAGTGTGGTGGGTATTCCGAACGAAGAGTGGGGCGAACTGGTTGGCGCTGCGCTGCTGGTTAATGACGATTCTGTTGACATTACCGAAATCAACAACTGGCTGCGTCAGCAAATGCCTGCTTATAAAGTGCCCCGACACTACCGGGTGGTTGCTGAACTTCCCCGCAACGCCATGGGCAAAGTTACCAAAAACGATCTTAAACCGTTGTTCCTAACTACTTAA
- the madL gene encoding malonate transporter subunit MadL: protein MIIYGVAILAFCYLTGQLAGEWLGLLLGVHANVGGVGFAMLLLVVLNDWLVKKKYVNLETETGILFWNKLYIPIVVAMSATQNVKVAVSSGLIAVVAGIVPVLICVASIPLIAKLATPKNTRPDGTYHPVS, encoded by the coding sequence ATGATTATTTATGGGGTTGCTATTCTGGCATTCTGCTATCTGACCGGGCAGTTGGCTGGTGAATGGCTTGGTCTGTTGCTGGGCGTTCATGCCAACGTGGGGGGTGTTGGCTTTGCCATGCTGCTGCTGGTTGTGCTCAACGACTGGCTCGTAAAAAAGAAATATGTCAACCTGGAAACCGAAACCGGCATTTTGTTCTGGAATAAACTCTACATACCGATTGTGGTGGCCATGTCGGCAACCCAAAACGTGAAAGTGGCGGTTTCGAGCGGGCTAATTGCCGTTGTGGCAGGAATCGTTCCGGTATTGATCTGTGTGGCATCTATTCCACTGATTGCTAAGTTAGCCACCCCAAAAAACACCCGCCCCGATGGAACTTATCACCCGGTTTCTTGA
- the madM gene encoding malonate transporter subunit MadM yields the protein MELITRFLDKNGLIVGFLVLGIIMAVAEVLSSKLTRKKIPGSAIAILMGLLLAYLGGISTGGEKGIADWKPLAGFGMLGGAMFRDFAIVATAMGASFVVMKRAGWIGALSLFLGIVLSFLGGVLVALLWGYTDAISLTTIGAGACTYIVGPVTGAAIGASSDVMALSIAAGVVKSVFVTIGTPYMARYIGLNNPNTAMIYGGLMGTTSGVSAGLAATDPALVPYGALTATFYTGLGCLACPSVLYLLMRLCF from the coding sequence ATGGAACTTATCACCCGGTTTCTTGATAAAAATGGTCTGATTGTTGGTTTTCTGGTGCTCGGTATAATTATGGCTGTGGCCGAGGTTCTGTCCAGTAAACTAACGCGAAAAAAGATACCGGGATCGGCCATCGCCATCTTGATGGGACTCTTGTTAGCCTACCTTGGTGGCATCAGTACCGGTGGCGAAAAAGGAATTGCTGACTGGAAACCACTGGCTGGTTTTGGTATGTTGGGGGGCGCTATGTTTCGGGATTTCGCTATTGTCGCCACGGCTATGGGGGCCAGCTTTGTGGTGATGAAACGGGCCGGATGGATTGGTGCATTGTCGCTTTTTCTGGGTATCGTACTCTCATTTCTGGGGGGTGTTCTTGTGGCCCTGCTCTGGGGCTATACCGATGCCATTAGCCTCACAACCATTGGGGCTGGCGCCTGTACCTATATTGTTGGTCCCGTAACGGGTGCCGCTATTGGTGCCAGTTCCGATGTGATGGCCCTCAGTATTGCGGCAGGGGTAGTCAAGAGTGTTTTCGTTACTATCGGAACGCCCTATATGGCGCGGTATATCGGTCTCAATAATCCAAACACGGCCATGATCTACGGCGGATTGATGGGCACCACGAGTGGCGTGTCGGCGGGGCTGGCCGCTACCGATCCGGCTCTTGTTCCATATGGTGCCTTAACCGCTACATTCTATACCGGGCTTGGCTGTCTGGCCTGTCCGTCAGTACTTTATCTGCTGATGCGGCTGTGTTTTTAG
- a CDS encoding VOC family protein — protein MAALNPYLNFNGNCEEAFDFYQSVFGGELIGKMRFKDGPAEHTFSENEADKILNTALPIGKTSVLMGSDVPEAFGKAIIGTNTYVSIGTDSEEETERLFAGLSADGQVMMPLHKAFWGDYFGMFTDKFGIQWMVSYAYNRQG, from the coding sequence ATGGCAGCGCTGAATCCTTATCTGAATTTCAACGGTAATTGCGAAGAAGCTTTTGACTTCTATCAATCGGTTTTTGGTGGCGAACTAATCGGTAAAATGCGTTTTAAAGATGGCCCGGCCGAACACACGTTTTCTGAAAATGAGGCCGACAAGATTCTTAATACGGCTTTGCCAATCGGCAAAACCAGTGTCTTGATGGGAAGCGACGTGCCAGAGGCTTTTGGGAAAGCCATTATTGGTACCAATACCTATGTGTCAATCGGCACTGACAGCGAAGAAGAAACCGAGCGATTGTTTGCGGGCCTTTCGGCAGATGGTCAGGTCATGATGCCATTGCACAAGGCATTCTGGGGCGACTATTTCGGGATGTTTACCGATAAATTTGGTATTCAGTGGATGGTTAGTTATGCCTACAATCGGCAGGGTTAA
- a CDS encoding dihydrofolate reductase family protein: MRNVKLQMQMTLDGFVAGPNGEMDWLVWNWDDELKAYVGAITESIDCILLGRNLAQGFIPAWASRAEESNPEEGEFAQKMTDLPKVVFSNSLDKPAWENVTLAGGDLVEEVNRLKQQPGNDLMLYGGASLVASCIRHNLIDEYNLFVNPVILGKGMPIFNGLDGRLKLKLVHSQPFSCGIVAVRYEPDRS; this comes from the coding sequence ATGAGAAACGTTAAATTACAGATGCAGATGACACTGGATGGCTTCGTGGCGGGGCCAAACGGTGAAATGGATTGGCTGGTTTGGAACTGGGACGATGAACTGAAAGCCTATGTCGGCGCAATAACGGAGTCCATAGATTGCATTCTGCTGGGGCGAAACCTGGCCCAGGGTTTTATTCCAGCCTGGGCCTCACGGGCCGAAGAATCGAACCCGGAAGAAGGCGAGTTTGCTCAGAAAATGACCGACTTGCCTAAAGTTGTCTTCTCAAACTCGCTCGATAAGCCCGCATGGGAAAACGTAACCCTGGCAGGTGGCGATCTTGTTGAAGAAGTAAATCGACTGAAGCAGCAACCAGGGAATGATCTGATGCTATACGGTGGGGCATCGCTGGTCGCATCCTGTATCAGGCATAACCTGATCGACGAATACAATCTGTTTGTCAATCCGGTAATTTTAGGAAAAGGAATGCCCATATTCAACGGGCTTGATGGCAGACTTAAACTGAAGCTGGTACATAGCCAGCCATTTAGTTGCGGTATTGTTGCGGTGCGGTATGAGCCCGATCGCAGTTGA